The genome window TCGTTACGACTCGCTCGATGACGCCGTGGTGTCGGTCAGCCCGGAGGGAGTGGTGACGACCGAGGGACGCGGGCAGGGTTCGATCATGGTCCGGTTCGTCGGCCATGCCCGGATCGCGCTCTTTGTCTCCCCCTTCAACTCGTCGAGCCCGTTTGCCGGTTGGAACTCCCCGAACCTCGTCGACCAGCACGCCGAGCGCAAGTTCCGGGAGCTCGGTCTCGTCCCCTCGGGCGAGTGCGACGACACGACGTTCCTGCGGCGGGCGTTTCTCGATGCGATTGGCGGCGTTCCGTCGGTCGAGGAGACCCAGGCCTTCCTCGCCTCGTCCGATCCGGAGAAGCGTTCGAAGCTCGTCGACCGTCTCCTGGGGCTGACGGGGGATCCGGCGCAGGACCTCTACAACGATCGCTACGCCGCCTACTGGACGCTGAAGTGGTCCGACCTGCTCCGCAACTCGAGTGACGGACAAGCAGTCGCCGAGCAGCGGATGTGGGCCATGCACAACTGGATCAAGGAGAAGTTCCGGACGAACCGGCCGTTCGACGAGTTCGTCCGCGAGCTGATCGTCGCCAAGGGCTCGGTCAATTCGAGCGGACCGGCCAGCTTCTATGAAATCAACCGCTCACCGAACGATCTGGCCGAAGCCTCGGCGCAGCTGTTCCTGGGGACCCGCATCCAGTGCGCGCAGTGCCACCATCATCCCTTCGAGAAATACGGCCAGGAGGACTACTTCGCCTTCGCGGGGTTCTTCTCCAGGGTCGGAACAAAGACCAGCGAGGAGTTCGGGATCTTCGGGCGGGAGCTCGTGGTCACCGTGAAATCGGCCGGCGATGCCCGGCATCCCAAGACCGGCAAGACGCTTGCTCCCAAGGCTCTCGACGGGCCGCTGCTCGATCATCCCCTCGACCGGCGGATCGCCCTGGCGGACTGGCTGACCGCCAAGGAGAACAAGGCGTTCGCCCGCTCGGTCGTGAACCGCTACGTCTCGTACCTCCTCGGCCGGGGACTCGTCGAGCCGGTCGACGACATGCGGGGGACGAATCCGGCTTCGAACCCGGAACTGCTTGACGCCCTGTCCGACGAGTTCATCGCGGGCGGCTACAACCTCAAGCCGCTCATCCGGACGATCATGACCTCGAAGCTCTACCAGCGGGACTCGCAGCCGACGCCGGAGAATGCCGCCGACTCCAAGTTCTTCAGCCACTACCGGGTGAAGCGGATCGCCGCGGAGCCGCTCCTGGACGCGATCGACCAGGTGACGGGATCACCGACGAAGTTCAGGAATCTTCCGAAGGGAACCCGCGCGATAGAGCTCCCGGACGCCGAGTATCCGGACTACTTCCTGAACACGTTCGCCAAGCCGAAGCGGGCCAGCGTCTGCGAGTGCGAGCGGACGCCGGACGAGAGCCTCGGTCAGGCGCTGCACACGCTGAACGGCGACATCCTGGCAAACAAGATTGCCGATGGCGGGGGCTTTATCTCCAAGCTCGTGAAGGAGAAGAAGTCCGACGAAGAGGCGATCGGCGAGGTCTACCTCCGCGCACTTGCCCGCCCCGCGACGAACTCCGAGATCGCGTCCGCCAAGGAACTCCTCGCGGGGACGCCGAACCGGACCGAGTTCTACCAGGACCTGCTCTGGGCGCTGATCAACTCGAAGCAGTTCCTGTTCGTGCACTAGGTCGGTTCTGGGACGGTGTGCTCCCCTCTCGGAGACACG of Planctomyces sp. SH-PL14 contains these proteins:
- a CDS encoding DUF1549 domain-containing protein, producing the protein MPRCLACLFAFITLSLSAGAEPTALTIIPESVELKGNFARAQVLAVEAQDAAAVNEKSADLTGAASFRSSDPAVVMVDSSGRLTAVGNGRAEVEVSVGGMAKRVPVAVTEMVDAPRPGFREFITPVLSSAGCNAGSCHASQYGKGGFVLSVIGFDPDLDHRSIARDRLGRRINLVEPEQSLILRKPTMQVSHGGGARLKKGSVDYEILVAWIKAGAAASSNEADVVGIEVFPRQRVLAVDAKQQLRVVAKYSDGRERDVTAWARYDSLDDAVVSVSPEGVVTTEGRGQGSIMVRFVGHARIALFVSPFNSSSPFAGWNSPNLVDQHAERKFRELGLVPSGECDDTTFLRRAFLDAIGGVPSVEETQAFLASSDPEKRSKLVDRLLGLTGDPAQDLYNDRYAAYWTLKWSDLLRNSSDGQAVAEQRMWAMHNWIKEKFRTNRPFDEFVRELIVAKGSVNSSGPASFYEINRSPNDLAEASAQLFLGTRIQCAQCHHHPFEKYGQEDYFAFAGFFSRVGTKTSEEFGIFGRELVVTVKSAGDARHPKTGKTLAPKALDGPLLDHPLDRRIALADWLTAKENKAFARSVVNRYVSYLLGRGLVEPVDDMRGTNPASNPELLDALSDEFIAGGYNLKPLIRTIMTSKLYQRDSQPTPENAADSKFFSHYRVKRIAAEPLLDAIDQVTGSPTKFRNLPKGTRAIELPDAEYPDYFLNTFAKPKRASVCECERTPDESLGQALHTLNGDILANKIADGGGFISKLVKEKKSDEEAIGEVYLRALARPATNSEIASAKELLAGTPNRTEFYQDLLWALINSKQFLFVH